From a region of the Falco peregrinus isolate bFalPer1 chromosome 5, bFalPer1.pri, whole genome shotgun sequence genome:
- the AOC1 gene encoding LOW QUALITY PROTEIN: amiloride-sensitive amine oxidase [copper-containing] (The sequence of the model RefSeq protein was modified relative to this genomic sequence to represent the inferred CDS: deleted 1 base in 1 codon): protein MWLLRLAWALAVLGIAAGSGPGPTVPPPDKASIFADLSPAELRAVRTFLMSRPELGLSPSRGAPLAKNTLFLVELLPPKKRLALRYLDQGGPRPRRQARAVIFFGGQAEPNVTEFAVGPLPQPSSYQPLRFKGGCAVPFAARPMTQLEYELLHRTLAEAMEPLYRLLRDSTGFWYHNCSQRCLTFSDIAPRGLAPGERRSWLVLQRFVEGFFLHPVGLEVLVDHGDPDPRRWAVQRLWYNGQYFSSAQELAERYERGTLAVAYLAEPPLRQLFSSYEPRGHFATAPPTEVHGAKVCEPQGRRYRLQGNQLEYGGWSLAFRLRSSAGLQLFDLRFNGERLAYEVSVQEAIAFYGGHTPAAMQTKYMDAGWGMGSVTYELARGIDCPETATYLDAHHLYDTDGPVRFSHAICIFELPTGVPLRRHFDSDFQGGFHFYAGLEGHALVLRTTSTVYNYDYIWDFLLYPNGVMEAKVHATGFIHATFYTPQGRRYGSRVHSHVLGNLHTHLVHYKVDLDIAGTSNSFETMDVRFENISNPWSPGARVVQPWLHRQPRRSERQAAFPFGKALPRYLLFYNPHQHNRWGHPRSYRIQHSSHAGRVLPRGWQEEKGVSWGRYHLAVTRHHENEPSSSSIYAQNNPWEPLVSFEGFIHNNETIEDQDLVAWVTVGFLHVPHAEDIPNTATPGNAVGFFLRPFNFFDEDPSVASRSPVIVRPLDSPTFSRLEIQRWTPASPGPCVAPEPFTYNGTYRQE from the exons ATGTGGCTGCTCCGGCTCGCCTGGgcactggctgtgctgggcattGCGGCTGGCTCTGGCCCTGGCCCCACTGTGCCGCCTCCGGACAAGGCATCCATCTTCGCTGACCTGtctccagcagagctgagggcCGTTCGGACCTTCCTGATGAGCCGCCCAGAGCTGGGGTTGTCCCCGAGCCGGGGGGCGCCCCTGGCCAAGAACACCCTCTTCTTGGTGGAGCTGCTGCCCCCCAAGAAGCGGCTGGCCCTGCGCTACCTGGACCAgggcggcccccggccccggcgccaGGCTCGGGCAGTCATCTTCTTtggggggcaggcagagcccaaTGTCACCGAATTCGCTGTGGGGCCCCTGCCGCAACCCAGCTCCTACCAGCCGCTGCGCTTCAAGGGGGGCTGCGCCGTGCCCTTTGCTGCCCGGCCCATGACCCAACTGGAGTATGAGCTGCTGCACCGCACACTGGCAGAGGCGATGGAGCCACTCTACCGGCTGCTGCGCGACTCCACCGGCTTCTGGTACCACAACTGCTCCCAGCGCTGCCTGACCTTCTCGGACATCGCGCCGCGGGGGCTGGCACCCGGCGAGCGGCGCagctggctggtgctgcagcgCTTTGTGGAGGGCTTCTTCCTGCACCCGGtggggctggaggtgctggtggacCATGGGGACCCCGACCCGCGCCGCTGGGCAGTGCAGCGGCTCTGGTACAATGGGCAGTACTTCTCCAGCGCGCAGGAGCTGGCCGAGCGCTATGAGCGGGGGACACTGGCGGTGGCCTACCTGGCTGAGCCCCCGCTCCGGCAGCTTTTCTCCAGCTATGAGCCCCGTGGGCACTTCGCCACT GCACCCCCCACCGAGGTGCACGGGGCCAAGGTGTGCGAGCCCCAGGGCCGGCGGTACCGGCTGCAGGGCAACCAGCTGGAGTACGGGGGCTGGAGCCTGGCCTTCCGCCTGCGCTCCTCCGCCGGCCTCCAGCTCTTCGACCTGCGCTTCAATGGGGAGCGCCTGGCCTACGAGGTGAGCGTGCAGGAGGCCATTGCCTTCTACGGTGGCCACACGCCGGCCGCCATGCAGACCAAGTACATGGATGCTGGCTGGGGCATGGGCTCTGTCACCTATGAGCTGGCCCGCGGCATCGACTGCCCCGAGACAGCCACCTACCTGGATGCCCACCACCTCTACGACACCGACGGGCCAGTGCGCTTCTCCCATGCCATCTGCATCTTCGAGCTGCCCACCGGTGTCCCGCTCCGCCGCCACTTTGACAGCGACTTCCAGGGGGGGTTCCACTTCTATGCCGGCCTGGAGGGGCACGCGCTGGTCCTGCGCACCACCTCCACTGTCTACAACTATGACTACATCTGGGACTTCCTCCTCTACCCCAACGGCGTGATGGAGGCCAAAGTCCATGCCACTGGCTTCATCCATGCCACCTTCTACACACCACAGGGACGGCGCTACGGCAGCCGTGTCCACAGTCACGTCTTGGGCAACCTCCACACCCACCTGGTGCACTACAAGGTGGACCTGGACATCGCAG GCACCAGCAACAGCTTCGAGACGATGGATGTGCGCTTCGAGAACATCTCCAACCCCTGGAGCCCGGGCGCCCGCGTGGTGCAGCCTTGGCTGCACCGGCAGCCCCGTCGCAGCGAGCGCCAGGCTGCCTTCCCCTTTGGCAAGGCGCTGCCACGCTATCTGCTCTTCTACAACCCGCACCAGCACAACCGCTGGGGCCACCCACGCAGCTACCGCATCCAGCACAGCTCCCATGCCGGGCGGGTGCTGCCACgtggctggcaggaggagaagggcgtctcctggggcag GTATCACCTGGCTGTGACGCGGCACCACGAGAatgagcccagcagcagcagcatctacGCCCAGAACAACCCCTGGGAGCCCCTGGTCAGCTTCGAGGGCTTCATCCACAACAACGAGACCATCGAGGACCAG GACTTGGTGGCCTGGGTGACCGTTGGCTTCCTGCATGTCCCTCACGCTGAGGACATCCCCAACACAGCCACCCCTGGCAATGCTGTCGGCTTCTTCCTGCGCCCCTTCAATTTCTTCGACGAGGACCCCTCGGTGGCCTCGCGCAGCCCTGTCATCGTCCGGCCACTGGACTCCCCCACCTTCTCCCGGCTGGAGATCCAGCGCTGGACAcctgccagccccggcccctGCGTCGCCCCGGAGCCTTTCACCTACAATGGCACCTACCGGCAGGAGTga
- the KCNH2 gene encoding LOW QUALITY PROTEIN: potassium voltage-gated channel subfamily H member 2 (The sequence of the model RefSeq protein was modified relative to this genomic sequence to represent the inferred CDS: deleted 1 base in 1 codon), translated as MPVRRGHVAPQNTFLDTIIRKFEGQSRKFIIANARVENCAVIYCNDGFCQLCGYSRAEVMQKPSTCDFLHGPRTQRGAAAQIAQALLGAEERKVEICFYRKDGSCFLCLVDVVPVKNEDGAVIMFILNFEVVMEKEHPGSPDKDANHWVTPANWFPAGRSKSFRLKLPALLALAGSKQSLPQEPPDAVVVDFSKQSSESGAEEATSSLEPSCLGGAQPEDQAALMGDRPPEPPVTHSSPCADRLALHAAFSNCSLARSRSHESIHSVRRASSVDDIETMKGEGDKRCHNRHASTGTSMHRGSSTGAMNNVRSALLNSTSDSDLMRYRAISKIPQITLNFVDFKADAFLAAPPGEKEIIAPTKLKDRTHNVTEKVTQVLSLGADVLPEYKLQAPRIHKWTILHYSPFKAVWDWLILLLVIYTAIFTPYSAAFLLNDQEEVQRHNCGYSCSPLNVVDLIVDIMFIIDILINFRTTYVNSNEEVVSHPAKIAIHYFKGWFLIDMVAAIPFDLLIFGSGSEETTTLIGLLKTARLLRLVRVARKLDRYSEYGAAVLFLLMCTFALIAHWLACIWYAIGNVEGQRIGWLHSLGDQIGKPLNASNPLYGPTIKDKYVTALYFTFSSLTSVGFGNVSPNTNSEKIFSICVMLIGSLMYASIFGNVSAIIQRLYSGTARYHTQMLRVREFIRFHQIPNPLRQRLEEYFQHAWSYTNGIDMNAVLKGFPECLQADICLHLNRSLLQNCKPFKGATKGCLRALAMKFKTTHAPPGDTLVHAGDVLTALYFISRGSIEILRGDVVVAILGKNDIFGEPLNLYARPGKSNADVRALTYCDLHKIHREDLLEVLDMYPEFSDHFWSSLEITFNLRDTNMIPGSPGSDELDSGFNRLRKRKLSFRRRTEKDAASTGELRSGQKTLRLGRSCQAPGAPHGPAEWEPCHSSSPSGSPSSDEDELPGPGPGATALSPFCSARPGSEAPAPTEAEECKGSDMCNPLSGAFSGVSNIFSFWGESRGRQYQELPRCTIPAHAALSIPLPSMNRRQRSEVEMRLDLLQKQLNRLETRMATDISSIVQLLQRQAALVPPAYSTVSSPHQPPGPPCPLQPVLPITPIQPLSQVPSYPVPLELPRTPDPHDEPPPPPDVVLLVEPAAAAPRRRSLPGQLPPAPGAQPLHRHCSDPGS; from the exons GCAGCTGCTTCCTGTGCCTGGTGGACGTGGTGCCGGTGAAGAACGAGGATGGGGCCGTCATCATGTTCATCCTGAACTTTGAGGTGGTGATGGAGAAGGAGCACCCAGGCTCGCCTGACAAGGATGCCAACCATTGGGTCACCCCCGCCAACTGGTTCCCTGCAG gGCGCAGCAAGTCCTTCAGGCTGAAGCTGCCGGCGCTGCTGGCACTGGCGGGCAGCAAGCAGTCACTGCCGCAGGAGCCACCTGACGCCGTTGTCGTGGACTTCTCCAAGCAGAGCAGCGAGTCTGGTGCTGAGGAGGCCACCTCCTCACTGgagcccagctgcctgggggggGCCCAGCCTGAGGACCAGGCAGCACTGATGGGGGACAGACCCCCTGAGCCACCCGTCACCCACTCCTCGCCATGCGCCGACCGCCTGGCCCTGCACGCCGCCTTCTCCAACTGCAGCCTGGCACGGAGCCGCTCCCACGAGAGCATCCACAGCGTGCGCCGTGCTTCCTCCGTTGACGACATCGAGACCATGAAGGGCGAGGGTGACAAGCGCTGCCACAACCGCCACGCCAGCACTGGCACCAGCATGCATCGTGGCTCCAGCACTG GGGCCATGAACAACGTCCGGAGTGCCCTGCTGAACTCCACCTCCGACTCGGACCTGATGCGCTACCGGGCCATAAGCAAGATCCCCCAGATCACCCTCAACTTCGTGGACTTCAAAGCGGATGCCTTCCTGGCTGCACCACCCGGCGAGAAGGAGATCATCGCCCCCACCAAGCTGAAGGACCGCACCCACAATGTCACCGAGAAGGTCACCCAG gtgCTGTCGCTGGGTGCCGATGTCCTCCCGGAGTACAAGCTGCAGGCACCACGCATCCACAAATGGACCATCCTGCACTACAGCCCCTTCAAGGCAGTGTGGGACTGGCTCATCCTGCTGTTGGTCATCTACACGGCCATCTTCACCCCCTACTCCGCCGCCTTCCTGCTCAATGACCAGGAGGAGGTCCAGCGCCACAACTGCGGCTACTCCTGCAGCCCCCTCAACGTCGTCGATCTCATTGTGGACATCATGTTCATCATCGACATCCTCATTAACTTCCGCACCACCTACGTCAACTCCAACGAGGAGGTGGTCAGCCACCCTGCCAAGATCGCCATCCACTACTTCAAAGGCTGGTTCCTCATTGACATGGTCGCTGCCATCCCCTTTGACCTGCTCATCTTTGGCTCTGGCTCTGAGGAG aCCACCACGCTGATTGGGCTGCTGAAGACGGCACGGCTGCTGCGCCTGGTGCGGGTGGCCCGCAAGCTGGACCGCTACTCAGAGTACGGGGCAGCCGTGCTCTTCCTCCTGATGTGCACCTTCGCCCTCATCGCCCACTGGCTGGCCTGCATCTGGTACGCCATCGGCAACGTGGAGGGGCAGCGCATCGGCTGGCTGCACTCCCTGGGTGACCAGATCGGCAAGCCCCTCAACGCCAGCAACCCCCTCTATGGCCCCACCATCAAGGACAAGTACGTCACTGCGCTCTACTTCACCTTCAGCAGCCTGACCAGCGTCGGCTTTGGCAACGTCTCCCCCAACACCAACTCCGAGAAGATCTTCTCCATCTGTGTTATGCTCATTGGCT CCCTGATGTACGCCAGCATCTTCGGGAACGTGTCGGCCATCATCCAGCGGTTGTACTCCGGCACAGCGCGCTACCACACACAAATGCTGCGCGTCCGCGAGTTCATCCGCTTCCACCAGATCCCCAACCCGCTGCGCCAGCGCCTGGAGGAGTACTTCCAGCACGCCTGGTCCTACACCAACGGCATCGACATGAATGCG GTGCTGAAGGGCTTCCCTGAGTGCCTGCAGGCAGACATCTGCCTGCACCTGAACCGCAGTCTGCTGCAGAACTGCAAGCCCTTCAAGGGGGCCACCAAGGGCTGCCTGCGCGCCCTGGCCATGAAGTTCAAGACCACACACGCC CCCCCCGGGGACACACTGGTGCATGCCGGGGACGTCCTCACTGCCCTCTACTTCATCTCCCGCGGCTCCATCGAGATCCTGCGTGGGGACGTGGTGGTGGCCATCCTGG GGAAGAATGACATTTTTGGGGAGCCGCTGAACCTGTACGCACGGCCAGGGAAGTCCAATGCGGATGTGCGGGCGCTGACCTACTGTGACTTGCACAAGATCCACCGCGAGGACCTGCTGGAGGTGCTGGACATGTACCCCGAGTTCTCCGACCACTTCTGGTCCAGTCTGGAGATCACCTTCAACCTGCGCGAT ACCAACATGATCCCTGGCTCCCCGGGCAGCGATGAACTGGACAGCGGCTTCAACCGCCTGCGAAAGCGCAAGCTGTCCTTCCGCCGGCGCACAGAGAAAG ACGCGGCCAGCACCGGGGAGCTGCGCAGTGGGCAGAAGACACTgcggctgggcaggagctgccaggcGCCTGGTGCCCCACACGGACCGGCCGAGTGGGAGCCCTGCCACTCCAGCTCGCCCTCCGGCTCCCCCTCCAGTGACGAGGACGAGCtgcccgggcccgggccgggggccACCGCACTCTCGCCCTTCTGCAGTGCCCGCCCAGGCAGTGAGGCGCCTGCACCCACCGAGGCCGAAGAGTGCAAGGGCAGCGATATGTGCAATCCCCTCtcag GAGCTTTCTCGGGGGTCTCCAACATCTTCAGCTTCTGGGGGGAAAGCCGGGGGCGGCAGTACCAGGAGCTGCCACGCTGCACCATCCCAGCTCATGCCGCCCTCAGCATCCCACTGCCATCCATGAACCGCCGCCAGCGTTCTGAGGTGGAGATGCGCCTTGACCTGCTCCAGAAGCAGCTCAACAG GCTGGAGACCCGCATGGCCACAGACATCAGCTCCATcgtgcagctgctgcagcgtCAGGCTGCACTGGTGCCGCCCGCCTACAGCACGGTCTCatccccccaccagccccccggccccccgtGTCCACTGCAGCCCGTCCTCCCCATCACCCCCATCCAGCCGCTTTCTCAG GTTCCCAGCTACCCGGTGCCGCTGGAGCTGCCGCGCACCCCGGACCCCCACGACgagccgcccccgccgccggacgtggtgctgctggtggagccGGCAGCCGCCGCCCCCCGTCGCCGCTCGCTGCCCGGACAGCTGCCCCCCGCGCCcggggcacagcccctgcacaGACACTGCTCCGACCCTGGCAGTTAA